From Pseudomonas arsenicoxydans:
TTCGGGGGATTGGCCTTTTTGCCGACGGTGCCCATCTCGACAGGAGTTTTTATGTAGAACACAGAGATTTCTTCAGCTTCCAATCGCTTGAATAACCTCTCGGATTCGTCCTCGGTAATAGCCATTCGAATTTCCGTCGGCTGATCCGCCAGCTCAAAAAAGTGCGATGAGTGCAATTTCCCTGTGTGCCCAAATCCTTCAATTCCTGTGCAGAGGGTCGCACCGCGCAACCCCATCTCTTTAGCCACGTCGACGATCCATTCGCCCAACATCTTTCCCTGATAACGACGGTTCTGCTGGGTAAAGAAAATTACTAGATAACCTTTCATGTTCATCTCCTCAGCGTGTGCCAATCATTTGATAGGACAGAAGCCCGGCAGCCGTCATCGCCAACGAACCTACGACATGCAATGAAACCGAGCCGAGCGCCCACAGCAGTCTGCCTTCCTGAATCAGGGCAACTGTTTCAGCTGAAAAAGTGGAAAAGGTGGTCAGCCCCCCACAGAACCCCGTGATGATTAGCAGACGCCACTCAGGGCTTAGCGAGGGAGATGCGGCCAAAAATGCTATGGCGAGGCCAATAATGTAGCCCCCGACCATATTGGCGACCACAGTGCCTGGGGGAATCGTAGGGAACAGCGCGTTGAGCTTCATGCCCAAGATCCAGCGCAACCAAGCACCGAGGGATGCGCCGACGCCGATAACTAGAAGTGATTTCAGCATGGATGCAAGTCTCCTCTGGGCAAGTAGTGCCGAGGAGGTGCTGATAACCGCACGCGGAGTGAGGGAGCTGATATGAGAATAGAGGTCACGATCCTGTCCTAAATTGGAGGACAGGGAGACACACCTACGCACCCTGTCCAGGGTTCACGTAGGCATCATCAGCACAAAGGCGGTTAAAGGAGGAATGCCATCTCCTGATTTCATCCTATAGCAGCGACGGCTGGATATTCAAGATACTAAGAACACGAATTCCACCGAAGGTAATGCCGTTCAGTTGTACTGACTGGCACTACGTCAGAATCTACCAGCTGGGTGGCTGATTTTGATGGTGATGGCCTTGGGGCTGATTGCCTTCTCGGCTTACAGTTTCTCTGAAGCTTTCTGGCGCAAGATAAATATGGATGTACCAGGAGTATCGAGACCCTAGGGTGCAGCAATATTGGCGGCCAACTTCCCGGATTAGAGCAGGCGTGGCCTTGGCCTGCCGCTGGCAATCATCGGCGCCGGTTCTTCATCATCGTGCTGCTGGCAGAGGAATTCTCGTATCAGTTCGGCAGTTCGCTGGGCACTGGTGACTACGA
This genomic window contains:
- a CDS encoding DUF190 domain-containing protein — its product is MKGYLVIFFTQQNRRYQGKMLGEWIVDVAKEMGLRGATLCTGIEGFGHTGKLHSSHFFELADQPTEIRMAITEDESERLFKRLEAEEISVFYIKTPVEMGTVGKKANPPNPS
- the crcB gene encoding fluoride efflux transporter CrcB, translating into MLKSLLVIGVGASLGAWLRWILGMKLNALFPTIPPGTVVANMVGGYIIGLAIAFLAASPSLSPEWRLLIITGFCGGLTTFSTFSAETVALIQEGRLLWALGSVSLHVVGSLAMTAAGLLSYQMIGTR